The sequence below is a genomic window from Synechococcus sp. PCC 7335.
TTCACACAGGCACCAGAGATAATCACCTGCCCCTTTGTCAGCGCCGGCAGCTCTTTAAGTAGATCGCGGCCTGCTGCTTCTACGCCATACTTTAGACTTTCTTGATCCACCGGATTCACAATCCGCATTAGAAACTGACTCATGCATTGCGAGAGTACATCCGAATCTAGCTTGCCGGGTCGCTGCGTGATCAACCCTACCCCTAGACCAAACTTTCTGCCTTCACTCAAAATGGTTCGCAAGATTGCCTTACATCTAGCTGGTTCCTTTGCAGGTGCAAACCGATGGGCCTCTTCAATCAGCGTGAAGACAGGGTAGGGAAGATAATTCTCATCTCCTGGCGAATTCTTCTCTTTGGCCGTATTCATCCGGGCTAGGTAGCTCTGTCGCAGCACCGCCGCGCAGATCACCTGCTGCTCTTCTTGGCTAATTTCATTCATCTGTAGCACCGTCACCCGCCCCGGCTCAAACAAATCCTGTGGTGATAGATGATTTGTCTGATGAAAATATCGCGAACTAGCAAAGCGATCTAACTTCCACTCAATCGCTGGCGCTGACGAGCCAATCTTTAAGTTGCCTTCATCGTCTTCAGAGGTATCCGCCTCATTGACAGCAGCGATCAGGTCATCGACATTCCAGCGGTAGTCACCTCTGCGATGCCGCTTCAAGATCAAAAAAGCTTTGTTGAGAATAGCCTGCTGGCGATCGCTCATCTCCGGTAGCAGGGTCAGTACGTCGTGATAGTCCAAAGACGAAATCCGAATCGTAATATCGTCCGGCGTTAGAATTCGCACGTCTGGCGCGTAGCCATCTGTTGAGGCAAACGCAGGATGGCCGCGCATTTCAGCTAACGTACCGTACTCGCCATGGGGGTCAAAAATCAGCACTGCCGCTCGGTTGTACGGCTGTAGAAACTCCTCAATCAGTACACCGGCCGTGTAGCTTTTTCCAGAGCCCGTACCGGCCAAGATCGCCATGTGCGTACTGACGAGTTCTTTCACATCTAACGCAACAGGCACCGCATTGCCTGGACGTAACAGCAAAGAACCTACCTGCGCTGAACCAATCTCACCTGGCTGTTTTTTGTTCACCACCTGCCGTAAGGTATCGTCGTCAGTGATAGAGACTCTAGAGCCAGGGGCGGGCGTTAGGCGCGGATTGATAAAGCCTAAGGCTGGATTGAAATAGCCGATGACATCAACAGTAACCTCATAGATTTCGGGGTTAGGGTGTGAAAAGCCAATCAGAGCCGCGATCGCATCAGGACTAATCTCGGCATCTGCTAACATCCGATCCGGCAAGTGATCGCTCAAGCGACGATCAGAAATCTTGCCTAGTATCTGTAGAGAGCCACCTTGAAAAGAACTTTCACCATTCGGCGCATTTACCTCATAGTAGACAAACTCGCCAATCTTCACCTGGCGACTATCTGATGTTATAAAAACATATTGATTGCCATTTTCACCCGGTCCCTTCACCGTTCCAATCACGCCAGTTTTTAAAGCGCCTTGACTCGTCATCGAAGACTTAACCGTTCCAACCATGACAACCTAATCGAACACAACGTTTCTCTAGATTCTTATAGCAGTTATAGCAAGGGTTCGCACGCTTTATAAATACATAGTTACTAACTGCTAGTATAGAGCCTTGTATTTCTCACAATTACTTGGAATGAAGTGTAGTGTGATTGCGGAAGGCACATCACCTACACTAGCTACTACAATGAGTCTAAGCA
It includes:
- a CDS encoding ATP-binding protein, with amino-acid sequence MVGTVKSSMTSQGALKTGVIGTVKGPGENGNQYVFITSDSRQVKIGEFVYYEVNAPNGESSFQGGSLQILGKISDRRLSDHLPDRMLADAEISPDAIAALIGFSHPNPEIYEVTVDVIGYFNPALGFINPRLTPAPGSRVSITDDDTLRQVVNKKQPGEIGSAQVGSLLLRPGNAVPVALDVKELVSTHMAILAGTGSGKSYTAGVLIEEFLQPYNRAAVLIFDPHGEYGTLAEMRGHPAFASTDGYAPDVRILTPDDITIRISSLDYHDVLTLLPEMSDRQQAILNKAFLILKRHRRGDYRWNVDDLIAAVNEADTSEDDEGNLKIGSSAPAIEWKLDRFASSRYFHQTNHLSPQDLFEPGRVTVLQMNEISQEEQQVICAAVLRQSYLARMNTAKEKNSPGDENYLPYPVFTLIEEAHRFAPAKEPARCKAILRTILSEGRKFGLGVGLITQRPGKLDSDVLSQCMSQFLMRIVNPVDQESLKYGVEAAGRDLLKELPALTKGQVIISGACVNTPVMCQVRQRLTKHGGETLNAPTEWQKHFDRSRVRSQTIERAPVTAKPKAKTLRGISLE